The following are from one region of the Corylus avellana chromosome ca1, CavTom2PMs-1.0 genome:
- the LOC132171317 gene encoding disease resistance protein RUN1-like, whose translation MAAGTSRSPEAIFSSSSSPHSNWIYDVFLCFRGEDTRTNFTDHLYFALRDAGIKIFKDDKELRKGEDLASELLLTIQRSRISVIVFSRNYAASRWCLEELVAIMECRRIVTQLVLPIFYDVDPSDVRNQTGSFAKAFTKYEEHYMLDMDKVLKWRRALREAANLSGWNLKKTTDGHEAKFIRKIVEEILRKLNSTHLFIALYPVGVDSRVQDMAFWLNVGAGNIRMVGILGMGGIGKTTIAKAIYNQFFQGFEGKSFLANVRETSKESRGQVLLQEQLLSDILKTSEIKINSVDRGISIIKERLCNKAVLVILDDVDQMEQLNALVRRRDWFGSGSRIIITTRDEHLLKELEVDSVYTVTPMNDNESLELFSWHAFRNSFPTEDYIDLSRSVVAYCGGLPLALEVLGSFLFSRSMLEWKSALDKLKRIPHEQIQKKLRISFDRLSDNTEKDIFLDISCFFIGMDKDYVVKILDGCGFFAKIGINVLIQRCLLKVSGTNEFAMHDLLRDMGREIVREKHPNEPGKWSRLWRHEDAFDILTKNEGTKSIEGLTLELPSLNKVSFNSRAFIKMQRLRLLKVDNVRLTGDHKYLSKELRWLCWRGFPLKFMPNNFYLRNLVAIDLQYSNLKRVWKVPKLLEKMKILNLSHSHHLSQTPDFSRLPNLEQLILEDCTSLFEVHHSIGDLSNLVLVNLKDCKCLKSLPRNFYKLKSLETLILSGCSKFDNLADNLGEMESLKTLHADRTAIRRVPFSIVQLKNLKYLSLCGSKGSPSKSLPSLFWSWISLRKSPNSVNLLPVTLQGLNSLTHLCLRECNLSDDVIPTDLWSLCSLQILDLRCNSFESLPSRLGGLSNLQDLRLNHCKKLKSILDLPSSLIFLDARNCTALDRMPNLSKLSNMLGLLLGNCRKLVEIPGLDKRSNPIIYFDAGGCRNLTYTFKKSLLQVHVSFLLI comes from the exons ATGGCTGCCGGAACATCGAGATCTCCCGAAGCCAttttctcttcatcttcttctccccATTCAAACTGGATCTACGATGTCTTCTTGTGCTTCAGAGGTGAGGACACACGCACAAACTTCACCGACCACCTCTACTTCGCTTTGAGAGATGCTGGAATCAAAATCTTTAAAGATGACAAGGAGCTCCGGAAAGGAGAAGATCTTGCATCCGAGTTGTTATTGACAATCCAAAGGTCCAGAATCTCTGTCATTGTTTTCTCAAGGAATTATGCGGCTTCGAGGTGGTGTCTAGAGGAACTTGTAGCGATCATGGAGTGCAGACGAATTGTGACACAATTGGTTCTGCCTATATTCTATGATGTAGACCCCTCGGATGTGAGAAACCAAACAGGTAGTTTTGCAAAAGCATTCACAAAATATGAAGAGCATTACATGTTGGACATGGACAAAGTTCTCAAGTGGAGAAGAGCTCTGCGTGAGGCTGCTAATTTGTCAGGGTGGAATCTAAAAAAAACTACAGACGG gcaTGAAGCCAAATTTATCAGGAAAATTGTTGAagagattttaagaaaattgaatAGCACACACTTGTTTATAGCACTCTACCCAGTTGGAGTAGATTCTCGTGTGCAAGACATGGCTTTTTGGTTAAATGTTGGAGCTGGCAATATTCGCATGGTAGGAATTTTGGGAATGGGCGGAATTGGAAAAACAACAATTGCTAAAGCCatttataaccaattttttCAAGGTTTTGAAGGTAAAAGTTTTCTTGCAAATGTTAGGGAAACTTCCAAGGAATCTAGGGGTCAGGTTCTTCTTCAAGAACAACTTCTTTCTGATATCTTGAAGACAAGCGAGATAAAGATAAATAGTGTTGATAGAGGAATAAgtataataaaagaaagactttGTAATAAAGCAGTGCTTGTGATACTTGATGATGTAGATCAGATGGAGCAATTGAATGCCTTAGTTAGAAGGCGTGACTGGTTTGGTTCGGGAAGTAGAATTATTATAACAACCAGAGATGAGCATTTGTTAAAGGAGCTAGAAGTGGATAGCGTATATACGGTTACACCAATGAATGATAATGAATCTCTTGagctctttagttggcatgcctttcGGAATTCTTTTCCTACGGAAGATTACATTGACTTGTCAAGAAGTGTTGTCGCTTATTGTGGAGGATTGCCACTAGCTCTTGAAGTTTTGGGCTCATTTCTTTTCTCTAGGAGCATGTtagaatggaaaagtgcattagATAAATTGAAAAGGATTCCTCATGagcaaattcaaaaaaaacttagaataaGCTTCGATAGACTAAGTGACAATACCGAAAAGGATATATTCCTTGATATATCTTGTTTCTTCATCGGAATGGACAAAGactatgttgtaaaaatattGGATGGCTGTGggttttttgcaaagattggaaTTAATGTCCTCATTCAACGGTGTCTTCTTAAAGTTAGTGGGACAAACGAGTTTGCGATGCATGATTTGCTTCGAGACATGGGAAGAGAAATTGTTCGTGAAaaacaccctaatgaacctggaAAATGGAGTAGATTATGGAGGCATGAGGATGCATTTGATATATTGACAAAGAACGAG gGAACGAAATCAATTGAAGGGCTTACATTAGAATTGCCAAGTTTAAATAAGGTGTCTTTCAATTCAAGAGCATTTATAAAGATGCAAAGATTGAGATTACTCAAAGTTGATAATGTACGACTCACCGGAGACCACAAATATCTTTCAAAAGAATTAAGGTGGCTTTGTTGGCGTGGATTCCCTCTAAAGTTTATGCCAAACAACTTTTATCTGAGAAATCTAGTTGCGATTGACTTGCAATATAGCAATCTTAAAAGAGTTTGGAAAGTTCCCAAG TTACTTGAAAAGATGAAAATTCTAAATCTTAGTCACTCGCATCATCTAAGTCAGACCCCTGACTTTTCAAGACTCCCCAATCTTGAGCAATTAATTCTTGAAGATTGTACGAGTTTGTTTGAGGTTCACCACTCTATTGGAGATCTTAGTAatcttgttttggtgaatttgaaaGATTGCAAATGCCTTAAAAGTCTACCGAGGAATTTTTATAAGTTGAAGTCTTTAGAAACTCTCATTCTTTCTGGGTGTTCTAAATTTGACAATTTGGCTGACAACTTGGGGGAAATGGAATCATTGAAAACTCTTCATGCAGACAGAACTGCTATAAGACGTGTGCCTTTTAGCATAGTGCAATTGAAGAACCTCAAGTATTTATCTCTATGTGGGTCTAAAGGATCACCGTCCAAGTCATTGCCTTCACTTTTTTGGTCTTGGATATCATTAAGGAAAAGTCCCAATTCAGTCAATCTATTGCCTGTCACACTACAAGGCTTGAACTCACTAACACACTTATGTCTCAGGGAGTGTAATTTATCAGATGACGTAATTCCTACAGATCTTTGGAGTTTATGTTCTCTccaaattttagatttaagatGCAATAGTTTTGAAAGCCTACCATCAAGGCTAGGTGGTCTTTCAAACCTTCAAGATCTTAGATTGAACCATTGCAAAAAGCTTAAATCGATTCTAGATTTACCATCAAGTTTGATTTTTCTAGATGCAAGGAACTGCACAGCGCTGGATAGAATGCCAAATCTATCAAAGCTCTCAAATATGCTTGGTTTGCTCCTTGGTAACTGTCGCAAATTAGTTGAAATTCCAGGTCTAGATAAGAGGTCGAatcctattatatattttgacGCGGGAGGGTGCAGAAATCTGACATATACTTTTAAGAAAAGCTTGCTACAGGTACatgtttcttttctcttaatttaa
- the LOC132171327 gene encoding uncharacterized protein LOC132171327, which yields MAEELEALWGKFSLTEEEQDGLEVAEEDVEEITAKGSHCLVGKLISDRFIGKRIIRAKLIRGWRPTGSLEFKVLGENTFLMDFEHEWDKIRVMEGRPWIFEGQLFSVAEYDGVTPPSEMNFDTAAFWVRMYKLPLSCMGREMGFKLGAIIGVVEDVDTDDDGIGWGEFLRVKVQVNVLKPLPRGRILKLKNKTLWIPFQYEKVPKFCFHCGVIRHGVGGCVNEELRWKHGKPKEPEYGPWLRAGSPKRRSENRRGNYGEDEFFHEEDSFHGSASESWPATFRPARVSTSDSNGRQKRKETRSEGGGISLNSANFPGAVAGVFPGGQRDHLMQDIPEKETHGDQGNLRKVSVTSQCGKNVGQKGENCGENMRLNEKNRQAEKGMLDTDGNYGLKTHQATSEGFYGDAVFSPTKENIGPYSHVGGDHLSPRVENGLVGPRSVPIRSWKKRARAKQGDATERADRTLTLGKRHADDDGNPEKNEKEKKKGKKVMEGERNAEFMMAVAGAQPRQEP from the coding sequence ATGGCTGAAGAGTTGGAGGCTTTATGGGGAAAATTTTCTTTGACGGAAGAAGAACAAGATGGGCTTGAGGTGGCAGAGGAGGATGTGGAAGAGATCACGGCCAAAGGTTCTCATTGTCTGGTAGGAAAGCTTATCTCTGACAGGTTCATTGGGAAGAGAATCATCAGGGCAAAGTTGATAAGAGGTTGGAGGCCGACCGGATCACTGGAATTTAAGGTGCTTGGAGAGAATACGTTTTTGATGGACTTTGAGCATGAATGGGATAAGATTAGAGTTATGGAGGGTCGTCCATGGATCTTTGAAGGTCAGCTTTTTTCGGTGGCCGAATATGATGGTGTAACGCCGCCAAGTGAGATGAATTTTGACACGGCGGCATTTTGGGTTCGTATGTATAAGCTACCACTGTCGTGTATGGGAAGAGAGATGGGGTTTAAACTGGGAGCAATTATCGGAGTTGTGGAAGATGTCGACACAGATGATGATGGCATTGGATGGGGCGAATTTCTCCGTGTGAAAGTCCAAGTGAACGTCTTAAAGCCGTTGCCGAGAGGGAGAATCcttaaactgaaaaataaaactttgtgGATCCCTTTCCAATATGAAAAGGTACCcaagttttgttttcattgtggGGTTATCCGCCATGGAGTTGGGGGATGCGTGAATGAGGAACTACGTTGGAAACATGGAAAACCAAAGGAACCGGAGTATGGGCCGTGGTTGCGAGCAGGCTCGCCTAAAAGACGTTCGGAGAATAGAAGGGGCAACTATGGCGAGGATGAGTTTTTCCATGAAGAGGACAGCTTTCATGGCTCTGCATCGGAGTCATGGCCAGCTACTTTCCGGCCGGCGAGAGTCTCAACCTCGGACAGTAACGGACGCCAGAAAAGGAAGGAAACACGGAGCGAAGGAGGTGGGATTTCATTAAATTCCGCTAATTTTCCTGGAGCTGTAGCTGGTGTATTCCCTGGTGGGCAGCGTGATCATTTAATGCAAGATATTCCAGAGAAGGAAACGCACGGTGATCAAGGGAATTTAAGGAAGGTATCCGTTACTTCTCAATGTGGAAAGAACGTGGGGCAAAAGGGAGAGAATTGCGGAGAAAATATGCGCTTGAATGAGAAAAACAGACAAGCTGAGAAAGGAATGCTGGACACGGATGGAAATTATGGACTTAAAACCCATCAGGCCACGTCAGAAGGCTTTTATGGGGATGCAGTTTTTTCACCAACAAAGGAGAATATTGGGCCTTATTCTCACGTGGGCGGTGACCATCTCTCACCAAGAGTGGAAAATGGGCTGGTAGGCCCAAGGAGTGTGCCAATTCGCTCATGGAAAAAACGAGCACGAGCGAAACAGGGAGATGCTACTGAAAGGGCTGATCGGACACTAACCTTGGGGAAAAGGCATGCAGATGACGATGGGAATccagaaaaaaatgaaaaagaaaagaaaaaaggaaagaaggttATGGAGGGGGAACGAAATGCTGAATTTATGATGGCGGTGGCTGGTGCTCAGCCCCGCCAAGAGCCATGA